The Streptomyces sp. ALI-76-A nucleotide sequence CGTGAGCTGCGAGCCGGAGGCGATCGGCACGACGAGCTGGTCGGGCAGCCGCCAGCCGAGCTGCTCGCAGATCTCGTACGCCAGCGTCTTGGAGCCCTCGGCGTAGTACGGCCGCAGGTTGACGTTGACGAAGCCCCAGCCCTCGCCGGCCGGGTCGCCGATCAGCTCGGAGCAGAAGCGGTTCACGTCGTCGTAGTTGCCCTCGATGCCGACGAGTTCGCCGCCGTAGATCGCGGCCATGACGACCTTGCCCTGTTCCAGGTCGTGCGGGATGAACACGCACGAGCGGAAGCCGGCCCGGGCGGCGGCGGCGCCGACGGCACCCGCCAGGTTGCCCGTGGAGGAGCAGGACAAGGTGGTGAAGCCGAAGGCGCGGGCGGCCTCGATGGCCTGGGCGACGACCCGGTCCTTGAAGGAGTGGGTCGGGTTACCGGAGTCGTCCTTCACATACAGTCCGCCGGTGACGCCGAGCTCGCGGGCGAGGTTGTCGGCCTTCACGAGCTTGGTCCAGCCGGGGTTGATGTTGGGCTTGGTCGCCACGTCGGCCGGGACGGGCAGCAGCGGGGCGTAGCGCCAGAGGTTCGAGGGTCCCGCTTCGATCCGCTTGCGGAGTTCCTCGGTGTCGTAGGCCGAGAAGTCGTAGGCGATCTCCAGCGGGCCGAAACACTCCTCGCACGCGAAGACCGGGCCGAGGGGGACACGGTGACCGCACTCCCGGCAGCTCAGCGCGGCGGCGGGGCCGAGGTCGACGGGGGAGTCGGTGGTGCTGTCCGTGGTGCTTGCAACAGTCTGCGCAGCCATGTGAGGCGAGGCCCTTTCTCCTCATCTTCCCCACGGCGCATCTCGCCGTGAGACGGATTTGGCACCTTCCCTAGCCGGGGAGCCTCGCGGAAACGATCGACGGTGATCGCTACGAGACCGGCTGGAGGGTTGCCGGGGCTTCATCGGGCCGTATCCCTCTGCCCCTCTGGATGAGCGGTATGAAGTTGTTGATCGTTGAAACGGAACGCCGACCCCGACATGCGATGGTCATCAGCGTTGTTCAAGACTGTAACCGAAGGCCAGGACAGTTGAGGGAGCCGTCCGAACCGCGAGATGGATCACATGTTCCACCAGGGACCATGGATCGCAGCTCGCCGAGAGAACGCAGAGGAGCCGCGCACTGTGCTGAACGAAGTCGAGCGCTGGCTGAGCACCCGCTCCTGGTCGAAGACCGACCGCCCGCTCCACAAGATCCTGGCCGCGAAACGCGCCACGCACCAGACGGTCAGCGTCGTGCTGCCCGCGCTCAACGAGGAGGAGACGGTCGGCGACATCGTCGCCGTGATCCGGCACGACCTCATGCAGCAGGTCCCGCTCGTCGACGAGATCGTCGTCGTCGACTCGGGATCGACCGACCGCACGTCCGAGGTGGCCGCCGCGGCCGGGGCGCGGGTCGTCCACCGCGACGACATCCTGCCCCGCGTCCCGGCCGTCCCCGGCAAGGGCGAGGTGCTCTGGCGCTCGCTCCTGGTCACCAGCGGCGACATCGTCTGCTTCATCGACGCCGACCTCAAGGAGTTCTCCTCCGACTTCGTCTCCGGGATCGTGGGCCCGCTGCTCACCGACCCCGGCGTCGATCTGGTCAAGGGCATGTACGACCGCCCGCTGCGGGGCGCGGCCGGCCAGGGCGGCCGGGTCACCGAGCTGATGGCCCGCCCGCTGCTGAACATGCACTGGCCGCAGCTGGCCGGTTTCGTCCAGCCGCTCGGCGGCGAGTACGCGGCCCGCCGCTCGCTGCTGGAACAGCTGCCGTTCCCCGTCGGGTACGGCGTGGAACTGGGCATGCTGATCGACGCCCTGCACCTGGTGGGCCTGGACGCCCTCGCCCAGGTCGACGTCGGGGTGCGCAAGCACCGCCACCAGGACGGCCAGGCGCTGGGCCGGATGTCCGCCGCGATCTACCGCACGGCCCAGCTGCGGCTGGCCCGCGGTCACCTGATCCGGCCCTCCCTCACCCAGTTCGAACGGGGTGAGTCGGGCTTCGAGCCGCGCACCTACTCCGTCGACACGGAGGAACGGCCGCCGATGGCGGAGATCGCCGAGTACGCGGAACGGAAGGTCGCCTGAGGTGCGCCGCGGCACGTGCTCCCCGGGGCGCCGGACACCGCCCCGAAGAGGCCATCCGTACGTTTGAGCGGTTCCGGGCCGGGCTAGGTTGAGGCGTATGGCTTCAACGCACGATGCTGCAGTACTGGTCGCGTCCAACCGCGGCCCGGTCTCGTACGACGTACACGAGGACGGCTCGCTCCACGCCAGACGGGGTGGTGGCGGGCTGGTCTCCGGACTGTCCGCCATCGGCCCCGACGCCGGCGCGCTGTGGGTGTGCTCGGCGCTCGGGGACGGCGACCGCGAGGCGGTCCGGCGCGGGGTCGGCGAGCCGGGGGTCCGCATGCTCGACATCCCCGCCGACGTGCACGCCGACGCGTACAACGGCATCGCCAACTCGGCGCTGTGGTTCGTCCACCACATGCTGTACCAGACCCCGCTGGAGCCGGTCTTCGACGCGGAGTTCCGGCGCCAGTGGGCGTCCTACGAGACGTACAACCGCGCCTTCGCCGAGGCGCTGGCCGAGGAGGCGGCCGAGGGCGCGGCGGTCGTGGTGCAGGACTACCACCTGACCCTGGTCCCGGGCATGCTCCGCGAGCTGCGCCCGGACCTGCGGATCGGGCACTTCTCCCACACGCCGTGGGCGCCGCCGGAGTACTTCCGGATGCTGCCGGACGACATCGCCGCCCAGGTGCTGCGCGGGATGCTCGGCGCGGACCGGCTGGGCTTCCTCACCCACCGCTGGGCGGACGCGTTCACCGCGTGCGCGGAGCAGTTCGCCGGAGGGCTCGGGGGCACCCGGGTCGGGGTGCACGGGCTCGGCGCGGACGCGGACTTCCTGCGCGAGCGCGCGCACGAGAGCGACGTGGACGAACGGATGGCGGCGCTGCGGGAGGAGATCGGCGCGGCTCCCGACGGCGGCGCGCGCCGGACGATCGTCCGGGTCGACCGGACCGAGCTGTCGAAGAACATCGTGCGCGGGATGCTGGCCTTCCGGCAGCTGCTGGAGGACCGTCCCGAGTGGCGCGAGCGGGTGGTGCACGTCGCCTTCGCGTACCCGTCGCGGCAGGACCTTGAGGTGTACCGGGAGTACACGGCTCAGGTGCGGCGGCTGGCGGAGGAGATCAACGCCCGGTACGGGACGCCGGACTGGACGCCGGTCGTGCTGCACGTCAAGGACGACTTCGCGCGCTCGCTGGCGGCTTACCGGCTGGCGGACGTGGCCCTGGTCAACCCCATCCGGGACGGGATGAACCTGGTCGCCAAGGAGGTGCCGGTGGTCTCCGACCAGGGGTGCGCGCTGGTGCTGTCGCGGGAGGCGGGGGCGTTCGAGGAGCTGGGCGAGGACGCGATCGCCGTCAACCCGTACGACGTGGTCGCGACGGCTCACGCGTTGCACGAGGCGCTGGTGATGCCGGTGGGTGAGCGGGCGGAGCGGACGAAGCGGCTGGCGGCGGCGGCGACCGCGCTGCCACCGGCGCAGTGGTTCCTGGAGCAGCTGTCGGCGCTGAAGGCCTGATCTCTCTCGCCCCCGCCGCCCCTGCCCGTCCCGTCCCGGGGGCTGCCGCCCCCGGACCCCCGCTCGGCCCTTGACGGGCCTCCTCCGCGAGCGCCGGACGGGCTGACGTGCCTCAGGTGATCCGTGCCGCCAGGGCCCGCAGCAAGTCCACGACCCCCTGCGGGCCGTCGACCACCACGTCCGCCCGTTCCCGCACCTCGGTGACCTCGTCGTTGCCGCTGCACACCAGCAGGCCCGGGGTGCCCTGGGAGCGGAGCGTGTCGACGGCGGCGAAGGCGGGGAGGTCCCCGAGGTCGTCACCGGCGT carries:
- the thrC gene encoding threonine synthase, whose protein sequence is MAAQTVASTTDSTTDSPVDLGPAAALSCRECGHRVPLGPVFACEECFGPLEIAYDFSAYDTEELRKRIEAGPSNLWRYAPLLPVPADVATKPNINPGWTKLVKADNLARELGVTGGLYVKDDSGNPTHSFKDRVVAQAIEAARAFGFTTLSCSSTGNLAGAVGAAAARAGFRSCVFIPHDLEQGKVVMAAIYGGELVGIEGNYDDVNRFCSELIGDPAGEGWGFVNVNLRPYYAEGSKTLAYEICEQLGWRLPDQLVVPIASGSQLTKIDKGLQELIKLGLVEDRPYKIFGAQAEGCSPVSVAYKAGHDVVRPQKPDTIAKSLAIGNPADGPYVLDIARRTGGAVEDVNDEQIVDAIKLLARTEGIFAETAGGVTVGVTRKLIENGLLDPALTTVVLNTGDGLKTLDAVAGTGLTATIRPSLESFRDAGLV
- a CDS encoding glucosyl-3-phosphoglycerate synthase, with amino-acid sequence MLNEVERWLSTRSWSKTDRPLHKILAAKRATHQTVSVVLPALNEEETVGDIVAVIRHDLMQQVPLVDEIVVVDSGSTDRTSEVAAAAGARVVHRDDILPRVPAVPGKGEVLWRSLLVTSGDIVCFIDADLKEFSSDFVSGIVGPLLTDPGVDLVKGMYDRPLRGAAGQGGRVTELMARPLLNMHWPQLAGFVQPLGGEYAARRSLLEQLPFPVGYGVELGMLIDALHLVGLDALAQVDVGVRKHRHQDGQALGRMSAAIYRTAQLRLARGHLIRPSLTQFERGESGFEPRTYSVDTEERPPMAEIAEYAERKVA
- a CDS encoding trehalose-6-phosphate synthase, encoding MASTHDAAVLVASNRGPVSYDVHEDGSLHARRGGGGLVSGLSAIGPDAGALWVCSALGDGDREAVRRGVGEPGVRMLDIPADVHADAYNGIANSALWFVHHMLYQTPLEPVFDAEFRRQWASYETYNRAFAEALAEEAAEGAAVVVQDYHLTLVPGMLRELRPDLRIGHFSHTPWAPPEYFRMLPDDIAAQVLRGMLGADRLGFLTHRWADAFTACAEQFAGGLGGTRVGVHGLGADADFLRERAHESDVDERMAALREEIGAAPDGGARRTIVRVDRTELSKNIVRGMLAFRQLLEDRPEWRERVVHVAFAYPSRQDLEVYREYTAQVRRLAEEINARYGTPDWTPVVLHVKDDFARSLAAYRLADVALVNPIRDGMNLVAKEVPVVSDQGCALVLSREAGAFEELGEDAIAVNPYDVVATAHALHEALVMPVGERAERTKRLAAAATALPPAQWFLEQLSALKA